GTGCCATCGGCTGCAAGGTGTGGATCTACAAGGGCGAGCGGGTGCCCACGAAAGTGAGCTGACACCCCCTTGAGGCGGGGTGTGCCGGGTACGGACGCCGGCGAGGAGGAACTGGTCCATGGCGCTCATGCCAAAACGCGTCAAGCATCGCAAGAGCCATCGCGGCTCGCGCGCTGGGTTGTCCAGCCGCGGCACGGCCATCCACTACGGTGAATTCGGCCTGCAGAGCTTGGGGCGCGGCTGGCTTGAGGCGCGCCAGATCGAAGCGGCGCGCGTGGCGATCAACCGCCACATCAAGCGGCGTGGCAAGATGTGGATCCGCGTCTTCCCCGATAAGCCGTACACCAAGAAGCCGGCCGAGACGCGCATGGGCAAGGGCAAAGGCGCTCCCGAGGGCTGGGTAGCCGTTGTGAGGCCGGGCCGGGTGCTCTTCGAGCTCGAGGGCGTGCCGGTGAACATGGCGCAGGAAGCGTTCCGGCGCGCGGCGGCGAAGCTGCCGTTTCGCACGCGGTTCGTCTCGCGCCACCACGCCTAGGCGAGTTGGCACCAAGGGTGTGGCAAGAGAGGACGCGGATGAAAGCACGCGAGTTGAGAGAGCGAACGCGCGAGGAGCTCGACGAGCTCTACGACGATCTGCGCGAGGAACTCTACAAGCTGCGCGCCCAGCGCGCGGTGTCGCAGATCGAGAAGTCGCACCGGATCATGGAGGTGCGCCGCACGATCGCTCGTGTGGTGACGATTCTCAAGGATGGCGGCTACAGCCACGTCTAAGTGCAGGCCGCCCAGTGACGAGGCAGACACGATGACCCAGGCAGAACACG
This sequence is a window from Verrucomicrobiota bacterium. Protein-coding genes within it:
- the rplP gene encoding 50S ribosomal protein L16 → MALMPKRVKHRKSHRGSRAGLSSRGTAIHYGEFGLQSLGRGWLEARQIEAARVAINRHIKRRGKMWIRVFPDKPYTKKPAETRMGKGKGAPEGWVAVVRPGRVLFELEGVPVNMAQEAFRRAAAKLPFRTRFVSRHHA
- the rpmC gene encoding 50S ribosomal protein L29 — encoded protein: MKARELRERTREELDELYDDLREELYKLRAQRAVSQIEKSHRIMEVRRTIARVVTILKDGGYSHV